In Prionailurus viverrinus isolate Anna chromosome D1, UM_Priviv_1.0, whole genome shotgun sequence, the DNA window AGAGGCAGGAATGCTAACTTGACTGTCTTATTGTGAAATCATTTGTATATTGTGAAGTGCTTTGCATATGATTAAGTGATTTGcatacgggggggggggcgggtgcatCTTTGACATCCCAGAGCAGCATCCCTGAGCGTCTTCCTCCCTTTGCAAAAAAACCAACCCAGGGCTTCCACTTCAGAACTCGCCTGTGGGCTTGGTGTGGTGAGACAGACACGGGGCTTTCAGAGGAAAGCTGATCCCACCTGGAAGGAGCTGGAGGTCCAAGAAAAGCACACATTGGAGTGTGGTCAACAGGCATCAGGTGCAGTATGTGAGTCATGTGCCCTCAGAGCCCCCAGTAGGTGAGAGCAACACAGGACAGTTGAAGGGAACCAGCATGGGTGATGAATGAGGGTCAGAGGTTTGGAGACCCCTACCCTGTCGCAATCTCTGCCCAAGTGGGTATCCACGTGCCCCATCCTGAATATTATACAGTCTTGGCTGATTCCCAGCAAAAGATGCAATGTGGAACCTCCAAGCCAGACTCCCACCTCCCTGGAAGTGAGAGGTGCTGTCACATGCTCTGGGCTCAGGGACACCCAGGGGGAAACCTGGCTCTGCCATCTGTGCCACTGCGTGACCCCGGGGCTAACAGTACCCACCTCAGTGGGGGCAGAATGAGCATTCAGTGAGATAATGCAGATGGAGTGAATGGCACGCAACAGTGTCCAGTAAATTGTAGATATAATAATGCTATTTATTGTTTGCTGCCCTAGTCTGAGGTTAGGCCTACCTTCCTCCAGGTGAGGCAAGCACAAAAGGGAGCTACCCCAGGTTTGGGGTTCCAAGCAACAGTGTCAAGCCACCACGCATTGGACCCCAAAGGGTTACAAGCCCTGGAGACAAAGGCCTGAGGTTCCCAGTGAAAAAccaaagcataaaaataattcGATGAGTAAGAATAAAATTCCCTCTTCTGAGGTTCCCGAGGCTAGGCCCCTCCCTGCGGCGGGCACTTCCCCTTTCCCTTGTTCATGGAGGAGCCAGGCCGGTTTGACTCACAGCAGGAGCGCCCAAGCCAGGCACCCACCCCGACCCCGGCCGGGCTCGGAGCTCCGGGCTGCGAGGGCTGGCAGCGGAGCGCGCCCTCGTGCGGCCGTGGGCGACACTGCAGCCCGAGAGAGGAAGCGGCGGCCGGAGCCGCAAGCCCAGCCACCCAGCGGCTCGCGGTCCCTGCGGGGCCGCCCTCTCCGCCCCGCCCAGCGGGGGCTGAGCGCCTCGCTCCTGGGGCTCCCACTTCCGCCGGGCCCTCCCCTCCGTCCCCGAACCTCCCGGGCGGAAGTGCGCCTGGGCCTCCCGGGTCCCCCACAGCCGCGAGGCGGAAGCGCGCCTCGACCGCCGCTCCCCTCGACCCTGCGGCGCGCCGCGCGTCGGGTTCCGGACAGGTCCCGTGTGACGTGGCCGCGCTCCGGGGGCGGCTCCGGGCTGGGGGCCGGGCGGCGGACCGGGCGGGGCAGAcccggggcggggcgcggcgccGCAGCTGGATGGCTGGGGCCGCCCggagcgccgccgccgccgctgccgcacGGTGAGTGACCGCCCGACCCTCGGGGCCCGCGCCCCGGGCGGGACGCCTCGGCCGATCCCCCCCCTACCCCGACCCCGGCCCTGCCGCTCCCGGGCAGACCCGGGCCTCTGGCGCAGAGCCCGGGAATTCAACTTCCTAGGGCTTCTCTTCTCCCCTGTCGCCCTGCACGTCGCTGCCCATCGCTCCCTCGCTGCCCATCGCTCCCTCGCTTTCCTCCTCTGTGTCCGTCTCCCagcctctctggctctctcactcctgactttctcttgctttctcctttccctctgctctctgGCTCTCCGTCCTCCGCTTCCCCTCTGCCCAGACTGTGGTCCCCTCACCTCTGCGTGCCCTGCCTTGGCCTCAAGTCCGGCCCGGCCCAGTCCTGCCTTTGGACCCCGAGGAGCCCAGCGGGTTTCCTCAGTCTCTCGTGAGGGCCTGTGGAGGTCCTGGACGCGGGCATCTTTTTCAGCCTCCCACCGCCATCAggggatgaggaaactgaggcagggacaTCGCCAGCTCAAGGTCACGGCCAGATGAGGCAGGGCAGACCGCATTTAAACCTCATGCCTGAGTTTCCAGATTGAACTTCTCTCTTAGTTGACTCACATCCACATCCTGTGATCCAGAGGCTGGGAACCTTCCTGCTGCCCGGTGCCCCAGGTCTCCTGCAATATAAGGAgggctctccctgccccctccctacCGGGCACAGTTCACCTGCATCAGCAAGCTCGTGGCCTTCGCAGCCTGTGCGGGAGGCAGTTCTGTTAtcctacagaggaggaaactgaggctcaggtgcTGCAGGGACTTTGCCTACACTCAAAAAGCCATAGCTGCAGAGCACAAAGTTTAGGGCAGGTCTCCGAAGCGTGTGCCCTGCACAGCTGTGAGGCAGTTCCTAACTGAAGGATCTTTCTCTTCAGCCCTACgtcctgtctgtctctgtgccctgGGGACAGTGGGCTCGTTGCCTAGGGAGAAGCTCTTGACGGTTCTGCCCTAGCTCAGCTGCTCGCTTTCCCCACCTGCGCCTCCCAGTGTCGCCCATCAAGCTAGACAGTGCCAGCCTCAGTCCCCTGGGGCGTCCTCACTGGGGCATGTCCTGGCGGCGGGGCCTCCCCTGGCAGCTAGAGACACCCGACTGGGCTGGGCCTGCCGGTGGCTAAAGGGAGCCCAGCCAGCGCCTCACCCCGTCATTAGGGAAAGTTTAGCCCCAGGCAGACGTGCTGACACACAGTCTGGAGCTGGCTCAGAAGGAAACAATGTGTGGTCCTTGGGAGTGGGGTGTAGAAGAGTAGAGCCCCTTTACTCTGTGAACCCATCACTGGGATCAGAAGCCCTGGGCAAGGCAAGCAGGAGAGTGGATGCCATGGCCACTTGTAGGGAGGAGGGTTAAGATGCCACGTTTGCTAAGCAGGTGTGCGGCCAAGGGTGGCAGCTCACGTAAGAGGCCTTTGTGTTTTTCAGCACGTGGCATGCCTGGATGTCCCTGCCCTGGCTGTGGCATGGCGGGCCAGAGGCTCCTCTTCTTCACTGCTCTTGTCCTAGAGCTCCTGGGAGGGGCTGCGGGTTCCCAGCAGGCCCTGAGGAGCCGGGGGCCTGCCGCGGCCTGTCGTCTAGACAACAAAGAAAGCGAATCCTGGGGGGCCCTGCTGAGTGGGGAGAGGCTGGACACCTGGATCTGCTCCCTCCTGGGCTCACTCATGGTGGGGCTCAGTGGGGTCTTCCCACTGCTCGTGATTCCCCTGGAGATGGGGACTACGCTGCGCTCAGAAGGTAGGTGACCCTCCTCTGGTGCCCAGGGCAGCCAGCAGCGTGGAAAACATCGCTGCTCTCCCTGGTAGAGTGGGGCCTCACGTCCCAGGTTTCAGCGTGTCTGAGGTGGAGGGCGGGGACACATGTAACTTCTCACTTTGGTCCTGTGAGACCAGGGTGTGCCATGCTCTTTCCTTCGTTCATCCTTTGTTCTGAAAGAATCAAAGTCAGCAGACGTTCACCAAGAAACAGTATAGACACTGGTTGGAAATATGAGTGCCAGGCTGCTTGGGTTCAacccctggctctgccactttccAGCTGGGTGGCATCGGGCAAGTTGCTTGAGGCTCAGTCTCCCAAGCTTAAAAAGGGGCAtaatacggggcacctgggtggctcagtcggtgaagcatccgattcttggttccagctcaggtcatgatctcatggatcatgggttcaagcctgcatcgggctctgtgctgacagtgtggagcctgcttgggattctctccctccctctgtctctgcccctcctctgctcattctgtctctctctcaaaataaataaacttgaagaaaagtttttaagaatGGGCATAATCCTAGTATGTACTTCATAGGTACTgctgtgaagatgaaatgagctAATATTGGTAAAAGCACTTAGAAGGCTGCCTGGTGCAGGGGAAAGGGCAGCGTGTTCACAGGCCCCGTGCCGGCTACAGGGATGCGGTGCCTTGCCCTTCAGTCTCTGCTCATAGTGCAAAAGACCCTCCTACCAAGGGCCCCTGGGTCAGCCTTACCCAGGTAGCCAGCCTGCCTCTGGGGAGGGGATCTGGGAGGCAGGGCACCGGCATGGGCAGAAGCTGCCCTTTTGTGCCAGATACATGTACTGTCCACAAATGACATGTTGTGATGAAAACCAAAGAGACTAGATGGGTAGCTGCTAAAACTAGGTGCCTGCTGCCTCACCCAGGAGTGCAACATGCTAGGTCTGGACCAGACTCCTGGAATCTGTTTGAAATGCCTGCTCCAGGGGTTTCTGCCGCTTGCGAGGCTCAGGAGCTGTTCATTCAGCAGATGGTTATGAGCACATCTATGCCCTGCCCCAGGCTGACGGCTGGTGCCGCAGCTGTGAATGGGGCCGATGTGGGGCCCTGCTGTCATGCCTGTGCCCGTGCATCCCCTCAGCCCCTCTTACCGTGTCCCGGTGAGTCAGCATAGGGAGGACTTGgattattagccccatttcacaAATGGGGAAGCACAGGCACAGAGGGGTCCTTTGATCaggctgaggtcacacagcctggaAGCGGCAGCTTTTCCTGGGATTCCACCCGATCACCAAGCTGCCTCTGCCCTCTGGGCCTGTTTCTCTACAAACCAAGAGTTTGGACATAGTCTTCTTAGGGCACTTCCAACTCTGGATGCTGCAAGTCTGCAAAAGTCCCCAAATCTCTGCCACTTTTCCAAGAGTGACCGTGgctgtgaaaagaaaaattcccaCTTGGAGAGCACTTGCTATATGTATTGCAATTTAATTGCCCCAAGATCCCTATCAGATATaattatccccagtttacagatgggaaaacaaatCCCAGAAGttacctgcccaaggtcaccagctTGTGGGTTGGGAGCTGGGACCTTTCGGACTCCCAAGCCCAGTCTCCTAACTGTGAAGCACTAGTTAGTGCTCCACAGTCATCCAGCAGGTCGTGATGTATTTCCTGTTGAGCACCCAGCCAGTgctgggcctgggggtgggggttgggggggtggggtcggtgctccaggaagggcaggaggcCAAGTCCAGCCTTCTGGAGGCTTGCAGTCTGGTTGGAAAAACATAGCGCCCAGTAAGCTGGGTGGGGCAGAGGTCGGGCCAGCGGTTCTGGTAGATCAGCCCCAGGCCCCGAATCTCTTTTGTAGCTGGGGCCAGACGTCTGAAACAGCTGCTCAGCTTTGCCTTGGGGGGACTTTTGGGCAATGTGTTTCTCCACCTGCTGCCTGAGGCGTGGGCCTACACATGCAGTGCCAGCCCTGGTGAGTGAGGCTGCAGTtgggcaggagggcagagggagctggTGCCCATGCCTAAGGTTGGCCTAGGCCCTACCTGCTCTGCCAGAATGACTGGGAGAGGGGTTCTGGGCGTCTGGCAGCGAACGTGCCCTGGCCCCGATACCCTGGCCCCTGTGGGAGTCCCTGGGGCCCAGCTTTCCCACCAGCCATTCCTGTCCCCCTTCCCCTGTCACTGCCCCTGACTAGATCCCATTCCAAATGGCCCCCCTTCTGTGGCCCTGGCTTGGCCTGGCCTGTCAGTGCTGCCCCCTGcaggtggtgaggggcagagcctgcagcagcaacagcaactGGGACTGTGGGTCATTGCTGGCTTCCTGACTTTTCTGGCATTGGAGAAGATGTTCCTGGACagcaaggagaaggaggggaCCAGCCAGGTGAGCTCCACATCCCAGGGTCCGGACAAGCTGGCCTCTACTCTGTGGTGGTTGAGGGCCTGCAGGCCCAGGTTCTGAATTGAACCCTGAAAAGTGGGTCTCTTGGCCATTCCCTGGGGGCTCTGGGAGGCTGGGCCAACTGGGAAGATCTGGGGAGTGATGACACTGGCCCTGCTCTGGCTTGTTCTCATAGATTGATGGCGGCAGCCGTGTGGGAGGCACAGGATCAGTTGGGTCTGGGTACACGCGGCTTATTGAGCAGCAGAGAAGTCTAGCTAGACAAAAGGGGCAAGGGTCtccctgcctctgtttctccatctcttgCTCCTTTCCTGCGTCTACCCTGGCCAAGTGGGGGAGCATCTAATGtcacctctccctccttctcctggcCCTAGGCCCCCAGCAAAGACCCTGCCGCTGCTGCCGCGCTCAATGGAGGCCGCTATCTGGCCCAGCCGGCTGCAGAGCCCGGCGTGAGCGCCGTGGTCCGGACCATCAAAGTGAGTGGCCCGCTCGGGGTCCCCTCTCCCTGCAGCTGTTCCTCCCCACAAGTGGCAGGCCCAGCTGAGCCCTGCCCACCCAGGTCAGCCTGGCTTCCTCTCCCCTCATGCAGGTCAGTGGCTATCTCAACCTGCTGGCCAACACCATAGACAACTTCACTCATGGGCTGGCTGTAGCTGCCAGCTTCCTTGTGAGCAAGAAGGTGAGTGGCGGCTGCGACAGTGGGGATCCAGGCATTTCTGGGGGGAATGATGGTGCCTATGTAGACCAGGTGGTTCTACCTCCAAAATAAGCTTCCAGTTTCTGTCCTTCCCACTCCCTCCACCATCCACACCCCCATCTAAGCCCCAAGGGCTCCTGCATGAGGCTGCCTTCTGTCCCAAGCCAAACACTCCTTTTTGGGATCACATACCTCTGCCAGGCTGCTAGGCTTGGGCCCTGTCTGCTTCTAGATGCTTCTCACCCACTTCTGCACTCTGTCCTCTGAGCTCTGACATTAGTGGTCCGCCTACTCTTGAACTGGCTGAGCTCTTTCCCCGCTCATGGCCTCCACCTCACACTACCCcgtctgcctggaatgttcttcctcccACTCTTTGAAACACTGGCTCCTTATCCTTCAGGCTTCGACTTAAATGCACTTCCTCAAAGAGGCCTTTGCTGACCCCTCATCTAAATTAGGCCCCTGTCACTTGTGTCTGTGACACCCAGTCCATCTCTTCTCCTGCAGTACTTATCACTGTAATCGTGCAGTTCTTTGTGTGTTCGTTCAGTCCTTGCCTCCTGCTTCGTGAAGGCAGGTTCCTTGTGTGTTGTATTCACTGCTGTATTTCTAGCAGCCAAATGGTGTCCGGCCAGAGCACTCAGCagagtaaatatttgtagaatgagtGGACAAGTGGGTGCCTGGCCCTCGGCCCAGAACCCCACAGACTCCTTCCCTGCAGATTGGGCTCCTGACCACCATGGCCATCCTTCTGCACGAGATCCCCCATGAGGTGTGTGCCAGAGGGTCTCCATGGCGGCAGTGGGGACGTGGGGCTTCagcgagggggtgggggtaggaagCCCAGCAGTAGCAGCCTTGGGGGCTGGGCTCCGGAGGCCTGGAGCTCTCGGCCCACCAGGCTGCAGCTTCCATCTCAGCTGTGCTCCAGCCTCCTGGGGACTGGGGTCCCAGCCTAGGGGATGTGGGCTTGGCGGGGGGCCCAGCAGCAAGGCCGGTGCAGGGGGCTCGGTGTGCATGTCCGTACCTGACCCCTGGGGCCCAGAGTGATCATCTGGACCTCCCCTCAGGTGGGCGACTTTGCCATCCTGCTCCGGGCCGGCTTTGACCGATGGAGCGCAGCCAAGCTGCAGCTCTCGACGGCACTGGGGGGCCTGCTGGGCGCCTGCTTCGCCATCTGTACGCAGTCCCCCAAGGGAGTAGGTACGGGcatggtgggtgggggtggcaggtggCGGTCAGTGGAGGGGCCCCAGCCAGAGGGCACAGCTGCCCCGCCCCAGTGTGCAGGCCAGGATCTGCCCGGTCTACCCTGTGGGAGTGGGTGCGGTGCACGTGGCTCCCCTGGGCTCCTAGCCAGTCGGGACTTCTCCCACTGCAGAGGAGACCGTGGCCTGGATCCTGCCCTTCACCTCTGGTGGCTTTCTCTATATCGCCCTGGTGAACGTGCTGCCGGACCTCTTGGAGGAAGATGACCCGTGGTGAGTGACCCTCTCCACCGCCACTCACAGGGTTCATGGGAGCTCGAGGGGGAAGGGCTTCTGGGCTCCGCCCCTCCATCAGCCAgtggccgcccccccccccccctgagcccacccccctctccccacaggcGCTCCCTGCAGCAAGTGCTGCTGCTCTGCACAGGCATCGTGGTGATGGTGCTGTTCTCGCTTTTCGTGGATTGACGGTCCCTGATGCCCCCCACACTGCAATAAGAGACTCGGATTCACTCTGTGACCGTGTGTGAGGCAGAGGGCGAGTGCTTGAGAGAGCACACCTCTGACCAGATGAgaggatggtgtgtgtgtgtgtgtgtgtgtgtgtgcatgcgtgcgtgtgtgtacatgtacacgTGTGACCAGTTATGTGTGAGACCGACACTGTGATCATGCGCTGGGCCCAGGGCCCGATGCCCGCGGCGGCCCCCAGCCACGCCGTGGTCTTCTCTCCTGACCACCCTGTCACCCTGCACTTCTCACAGTGAGCAGTGAGGACGAGCAGCACTGGTCCCAGGTGGAGGCCTCTCCCCACAAGACTGCAGGGGGAGTGAGAGGCTGCTCCCCAGGGAGCTCAGGGGGCCCAAAGCTGTCTCCTTCTGGGGCCTTGGGGTCCCTGACCTCTGCTCGGGCACCAAGCCCTGGGCAGCcgaggggctgaggctggggcacCTTCTCTCTGCCGTGTCCATTGTCCCGGCCCTTCCTTTGCCAGCTCTAAGGCCAAAGAAAGGAGAGGCAGGTGCTTGTGTAGCCCCTCACCCCACTCAGCACTGACAGCCCTACCCAGCCCAGGATGGAGCCTGGCAGATGCTTTCCAAGACCTTTTCCTCGTGGCTGCCAGCCCTAGGCCGGCTCCCGTTCCCCCCGGTGAACGCTCCCTGGCAGCGCCGGCGGCTTTTGCCACCTCCAGCTGCCAAACAGCAGCCTGCGGGGCAGGGAGCAGCCCTGGGCCAGAGAGGCCTCTGAGGCCAGCTCAGGGATGCTCACGCCAGCACAGGATCCAGGCAGAGATCCTGGGGGCAGGAAGAGTGTGCCACAGCTGCCCCCCAGCTCCAGGCCCCTTTTTCCTGTCCCACGTAGGCTGAGGGGGGAGTTGGGGGTGGTGAGGGCTCCGCGTTGTCAGCACTCAGGAATGTGCTCTGGGAGAATGCTGAAGCCATAATCCCCAGCTATTTCCCTTGGCTGACACCCAGGTACTCAGCTGGCCCACTCCACAGCCGGGCTCAGCCCTGCTGCTCAACCGTGGACGTTCTGAGAAGCAGCCGTCAAGAGGGTCTGAATGGTTTTACAGCAGTTTTGCTGTGGTTCCGTTTCTATCTGTAAATATTCTATAGATaagatgcaaataaataattatatacaaaCTGGTTGTCTCTCCTCTGCACACCAGAGTCCATGGTCAAGCAGGGCTTTCCCAGGAGTCCCTTGCTCCAGCCAGGTTGGTGGCTGTGTGGGTCCCAGCTCAGCATCTTATCCCTTCTCCCCTCACCTTCAGCTCTTCTGCTTCATGTTCATCTCTGAACTATTACTCTGCAGTGCTTCTTAGAACAGGGTATAGCCTCTCATGCCATCCCTGGCTCGTCGGCTTTTCATCCCAACACTATAAGCCTGGCACTATGCCATTGTAGCCAACGTCATCCCCAAGGGTGGCTGTCCTCGTTTTACAGAGCTAGGGGCTTTTCCCTGGCCTGTTCCTTGAGCAAATTAACTAAAGGGAGGTCCATCCGCACAGTCACCTCCAGCTTTGCTTCCAtggaattagaaaagaaaaactaggggATCCTTACTCGAAACCACACATCCTCACTTCCTCTGAATGTCTGAATGTAAGGACAGCATCAGGCACCGGGGGGGTGCTCCTTCCCCTCAGTGCTAGCccaagaaagaagaggggaaatggagtcccctctcctctccacacCAAGCAGGACAACCTCCAGTAGCCCGTTGGCTGAGAGCAGTGGTGCCTGGACCATCGTGGAGTCCAGTACGGGGGCTGGGAAGCCCAAATTCGTGGCAACCTCAGCCGGGAGTGCCTGGCTCTGACCCAGTAGCTCTGTCAGCAAAAAGGGAGCTGCCCCACCTGGCTGTGACACATCCAGGGCCTGGGGAGCCCAGGCCTGGAAGCGAATCCAGAGCTGTTTGACCAGCCCCCGTCCTCTCCTCGGCAGCACTGGGGCTCCTACCTGCGGGTGGCAGGTGCACATTCAATCACTGCACTCAGCCTGCCCAGAGGGGCAGCTGGGCCTCATTTATAGATGAAGAcgcaggtggggtgggagggggtgcctgTGGGTTCACTACAGTGCCACAGGGTGAATGCCGTGACTGGctagaagggacagagagtgCAGAAGCCAAGTGGCCAAATCCAGGACGGGACAGAAACCAGAAGCTCTCAGAGGCTGTACTGGGAGCACCTCAGGCCGGAGGTAGAAGTCAAGGGGATTGCCACTGGGAGCATCAGCACTCTAGAAGGCAGTGTGGAAGCCTTGGGATGCCAGGGTGAGGAAGCTAGCAGGAAGCCAAGCCCTTCAGATAGGCCAGCTCAGTCAGTAGCCCACTGTGGTaggcctcccccaacccccaccaggggagagtacaggaaaaagGTGCATGTAGGGGCTTTTGCTAGAGGGCAAGAGCTGACAAGAGTTCCGAGGGGCTCTTATTCGGAAAGGCATTCTGGGGCCCAGCAAAACTGCTAAGAGCAGAGCGGAAAGAAGGGCTTTGCTGtcctgggttccaatcccagctATGCTACCACCTAAGAGCAACCCTGGCCCAGGTGCGTAAACACATCTATGAAAGGGGACTATCCCATTGGTGGATGCTAAGATAACTGCATCAAACCATGCACAAGACCTCGGCACGGGACCCAAAACAAGCCCTCAGCGAACCACACCAGGCCAGCTACGATGTGGGGGAGCTGGAAGGTGAGTGAACAGGAGAGGACGAACGAGATCCTAAAGGAAACAGGACAGGAGCCTGATGGGGAGTGGGGCTGACGGCAGAACTGAGGACTGGGGGAGAATACACCAGAACCAGAGGTTAGGTCTAGAAGGACTCTCACTGCTCTTGCTCAAGGTTCATTtttcagcaagagaaaaatgggcCAAAAGAGCTAATGGGAACATGTGGAGGAACAGGAGGCTCAGGGGCCAGGAAGCAGGGGAGGACTTTCAAGGAGAAACACCTAGAGCCTGGCTTTACCTGGGAGTAGGGATGAGAGcaccaaaatgtaaaaaatgaaaaaggggaaAGGCTGGCTTCTGTTCAGGACCTTTGTCCTGGAGCTGCAAGGCACCAACCTCTAGAGCTGACAGGTGGGGCAGGGAATGGGAACAGGATCTGGAGGGacacagtggggggtgggggggccagaAGACCCCACGCAGCAGGTGTAGCACGAGGCTATCCTTCCCGGAGGGCCTTGCCTCACAACTGGTGTGAGGCCCACGGCGGTCTCGGGTTTCCAGGCAGCAGCACGTGGGGAAGGAGCCTCGAGCACACGCTCCACCGTTCCACCCAGAGCCCGGGAAGGGAAAACAGACAGGTGCCCGGGACCTGAAGCCTTCCTTTATTATGAACTGTAACGAGCGTGAGACCAGGGAGCAGGTGCGGCAGGCAGCCCCCTAGGCGTAGTACTGCAGGTTGGCTTTCTTCTTGGCCTGCACCTCCAGGATGCCCTCCATGTAGTCCTCGTGGGTGAGCTCTGTGGCGCCCCTGCGCAGCGCGATCATGCCCTGCACCCAGGACACATAGGCTCTAAGGGTGCCTTCCCACACCCCTGGCCCGGCTCTGAGAGGCCTCAGCCCTCTGAGCCTCTTCCCCCCAGCGGTCTCCACCAGTCAAATGCCCCATCCTGTTCAGGGAAGGGGGCAAGAAGGCTCAAAGTAACCCACTCCCGCACCCCAGCACTCACCGCCTCCACACACACGGCCTTGCACTGGGCCCCATTGAAGTCATCCGTACAGCGGGCCAGCTCCTCATAGTTCACGTCAGGACTgggtgtgggggtggaggagagattCCACAGGACTGAGTTACTTATGGCGAGGGGTGGGAGATGTCCTCCCACACTCCCCATCAGGCAGCAAGGCCCACTCGCCTGGTGACGTCGACAAGTCCCTTCCCCAATATGCCTTGTTCTCCTCTCAGTACAAGATACAGGAGGAAAGAGGGTAGGTCAAAGCAGAGACCAGGTTATTTCTGGGGGTCTAGCTTTCTAGAAATCTGAGATTTCTCAGTCCCTGAGATTCCAGGGACTGATTCAGACTGCGGCAGGGGAGCAAGAGGTTGTAGAGACAAAGGATGgtcatctccctctctttccagtAGCGTCAGCCCTGCATCAGCACAGCCTTTTTCAGTCTCAGGTGCCAGGAAGTGAATGGCAGGAAGTGAATGGCAGTGCCATTACCCCCAAGTACGAGAGAGGAAAACTCAGGCTTAGACAGATTGTAGCACCTACTAGAGGTCACACAGATCTAAATCCAAGTCCATCTGGCCCCTGGCTGAATTCCCTTGAGCTACTCTGTGCTGTGCTCAAGCTATTCTGAGCTGTGCTCGTCTGCTGGGGCGGGGGAGTCAAGGAAACGGGAGGGCCTCAAGCCTGTGCACCTTCAGAtcatgggggaggaggaggcagagtgaCTGTAAGGAGCAGAGCACCCAGAATCAGGGCCTGGACCCCAGCAAGATTCTATCTCAGGCTTCCGGGGAGAAATGGAAGCCAGCACGTGGAATAGTTGTGTGTgaacagggaggggagaaggggcaggtaGAGACCTGGGCACACTGTACGAAGGCCACAGAGACCGCTCTGTTGCTCCCCTCAGGTCTCAGCGCCTTGCTCATGCCCTTGCTCACCTGACGTTCATCTTGCGGGAGTGGATCTGCATGATTCTGGCCCGGGCCTCCTCGTTGGGCATCGGAAATTCAATCTTTCGGTCCAGACGGCCTGAGCGGAGAAGTGCGGGGTCCAAGATGTCCACC includes these proteins:
- the SLC39A13 gene encoding zinc transporter ZIP13 isoform X8, with the translated sequence MPGCPCPGCGMAGQRLLFFTALVLELLGGAAGSQQALRSRGPAAACRLDNKESESWGALLSGERLDTWICSLLGSLMVGLSGVFPLLVIPLEMGTTLRSEAGARRLKQLLSFALGGLLGNVFLHLLPEAWAYTCSASPDPIPNGPPSVALAWPGLSVLPPAGGEGQSLQQQQQLGLWVIAGFLTFLALEKMFLDSKEKEGTSQAPSKDPAAAAALNGGRYLAQPAAEPGVSAVVRTIKVSGYLNLLANTIDNFTHGLAVAASFLVSKKIGLLTTMAILLHEIPHERRPWPGSCPSPLVAFSISPW
- the SLC39A13 gene encoding zinc transporter ZIP13 isoform X6, which encodes MPGCPCPGCGMAGQRLLFFTALVLELLGGAAGSQQALRSRGPAAACRLDNKESESWGALLSGERLDTWICSLLGSLMVGLSGVFPLLVIPLEMGTTLRSEAGARRLKQLLSFALGGLLGNVFLHLLPEAWAYTCSASPGGEGQSLQQQQQLGLWVIAGFLTFLALEKMFLDSKEKEGTSQVSGYLNLLANTIDNFTHGLAVAASFLVSKKIGLLTTMAILLHEIPHEVGDFAILLRAGFDRWSAAKLQLSTALGGLLGACFAICTQSPKGVEETVAWILPFTSGGFLYIALVNVLPDLLEEDDPWRSLQQVLLLCTGIVVMVLFSLFVD
- the SLC39A13 gene encoding zinc transporter ZIP13 isoform X3; translation: MPGCPCPGCGMAGQRLLFFTALVLELLGGAAGSQQALRSRGPAAACRLDNKESESWGALLSGERLDTWICSLLGSLMVGLSGVFPLLVIPLEMGTTLRSEAGARRLKQLLSFALGGLLGNVFLHLLPEAWAYTCSASPGGEGQSLQQQQQLGLWVIAGFLTFLALEKMFLDSKEKEGTSQAPSKDPAAAAALNGGRYLAQPAAEPGVSAVVRTIKVSGYLNLLANTIDNFTHGLAVAASFLVSKKIGLLTTMAILLHEIPHEVGDFAILLRAGFDRWSAAKLQLSTALGGLLGACFAICTQSPKGVEETVAWILPFTSGGFLYIALVNVLPDLLEEDDPWRSLQQVLLLCTGIVVMVLFSLFVD
- the SLC39A13 gene encoding zinc transporter ZIP13 isoform X7, whose product is MPGCPCPGCGMAGQRLLFFTALVLELLGGAAGSQQALRSRGPAAACRLDNKESESWGALLSGERLDTWICSLLGSLMVGLSGVFPLLVIPLEMGTTLRSEAGARRLKQLLSFALGGLLGNVFLHLLPEAWAYTCSASPGGEGQSLQQQQQLGLWVIAGFLTFLALEKMFLDSKEKEGTSQAPSKDPAAAAALNGGRYLAQPAAEPGVSAVVRTIKVSGYLNLLANTIDNFTHGLAVAASFLVSKKIGLLTTMAILLHEIPHEVGDFAILLRAGFDRWSAAKLQLSTALGGLLGACFAICTQSPKGRRPWPGSCPSPLVAFSISPW
- the SLC39A13 gene encoding zinc transporter ZIP13 isoform X4; protein product: MPGCPCPGCGMAGQRLLFFTALVLELLGGAAGSQQALRSRGPAAACRLDNKESESWGALLSGERLDTWICSLLGSLMVGLSGVFPLLVIPLEMGTTLRSEAGARRLKQLLSFALGGLLGNVFLHLLPEAWAYTCSASPDPIPNGPPSVALAWPGLSVLPPAGGEGQSLQQQQQLGLWVIAGFLTFLALEKMFLDSKEKEGTSQVSGYLNLLANTIDNFTHGLAVAASFLVSKKIGLLTTMAILLHEIPHEVGDFAILLRAGFDRWSAAKLQLSTALGGLLGACFAICTQSPKGVEETVAWILPFTSGGFLYIALVNVLPDLLEEDDPWRSLQQVLLLCTGIVVMVLFSLFVD
- the SLC39A13 gene encoding zinc transporter ZIP13 isoform X1, with the translated sequence MPGCPCPGCGMAGQRLLFFTALVLELLGGAAGSQQALRSRGPAAACRLDNKESESWGALLSGERLDTWICSLLGSLMVGLSGVFPLLVIPLEMGTTLRSEAGARRLKQLLSFALGGLLGNVFLHLLPEAWAYTCSASPDPIPNGPPSVALAWPGLSVLPPAGGEGQSLQQQQQLGLWVIAGFLTFLALEKMFLDSKEKEGTSQAPSKDPAAAAALNGGRYLAQPAAEPGVSAVVRTIKVSGYLNLLANTIDNFTHGLAVAASFLVSKKIGLLTTMAILLHEIPHEVGDFAILLRAGFDRWSAAKLQLSTALGGLLGACFAICTQSPKGVEETVAWILPFTSGGFLYIALVNVLPDLLEEDDPWRSLQQVLLLCTGIVVMVLFSLFVD
- the SLC39A13 gene encoding zinc transporter ZIP13 isoform X2 yields the protein MPGCPCPGCGMAGQRLLFFTALVLELLGGAAGSQQALRSRGPAAACRLDNKESESWGALLSGERLDTWICSLLGSLMVGLSGVFPLLVIPLEMGTTLRSEAGARRLKQLLSFALGGLLGNVFLHLLPEAWAYTCSASPVLPPAGGEGQSLQQQQQLGLWVIAGFLTFLALEKMFLDSKEKEGTSQAPSKDPAAAAALNGGRYLAQPAAEPGVSAVVRTIKVSGYLNLLANTIDNFTHGLAVAASFLVSKKIGLLTTMAILLHEIPHEVGDFAILLRAGFDRWSAAKLQLSTALGGLLGACFAICTQSPKGVEETVAWILPFTSGGFLYIALVNVLPDLLEEDDPWRSLQQVLLLCTGIVVMVLFSLFVD